The Microcebus murinus isolate Inina chromosome 1, M.murinus_Inina_mat1.0, whole genome shotgun sequence genome includes a region encoding these proteins:
- the NBEAL2 gene encoding neurobeachin-like protein 2 isoform X2 yields MEPALGPGVQKDLGYLQQWLKAFVSAFEKTISLSSLEPRRPEESGAEVPVLPLDALHVLAEQLDGADLEQALLLLKLFIILCRNLENVEAGWGQVLVPRVLALLTGLVAELKGQPPPQEGRGTQLENVALHSLLLCEGLFDPYQTWRRQHSGEVISSKEKSKYKFAPAAFPSEFSTFFQESLQDADHLPPVLLLRLIHLFGAVLAGGKENGQMAVSDGSVQGLLGVVRAWGHVPAQDPRLVPLALEALVGAVHVLHASRAPPRGPELRALLEAYFHVLNADWPAGPSSGSEEALVTLRVSMLDAIPMMLACEDRPVLQATFLSNNCFEHLTRLIQNSKLYLQARAPPEGDSDLATRLLTEPDVQKVLDQDADAIAVHVVRVLTCIMSGSASAKEVFKERIGYPHLQEVLQSHGPPTHRLLQELLNMAVEGDHSTCPPPPIRNEQPVLVLTQWLPALPTAELRLFLAQRLRWLCDSCPASRATCVQAGLVGCLLETLSMGVSLGARCQEQVLALLQALGRVSLRPLELRRLLRPPPGLDSGPGGAEAGKARHAGAIIRALSGMARHQGPRALRYFDLTPSMAGIMVPPVQRWPGPGFTFHAWLCLHPTDAVLAPAPTRQLQRKQLYSFFTSSGSGFEAFFTAAGTLVVAVCTRKEYLTMSLPEVSFADSAWHCVAVVHVPGRRPFSQNLVYIYKDGHLVKTAPLRCPSLSEPFSSCCIGSAGHRTTTTTTGLPTPPVPAAAAHTHPSLTRSQSVPASTGLGWASGLAAPLQESSISSTLAGTQDTRWGSPTSLEGELGAVAIFHEALQAAAVRSLCALGPNETAPFKPEGELQELGGKLLLHYSPQACKNNICLDLSPSHGLDGRLTGHRVETWDVKDVVSCVGGMGVLLPLLDQVAAQPQEAEAGPAETHDLVGPELTSGHNTQRLLLPLGKSSEERMERNGVAAFLLMLRNFLQGHAVNQDSLVQCQGPAIIGALLRKVPSWAMDMNVLMSAQLLMEQVAAESSRPLLYLLYQHLLFNFHLWAFSDFAVRLGHIQYMSSVAREHRQRLCKKYGVQFILDALRTHYSLQREHPLAADDLRTMQTSLLSLAREFLVRSISADGVQVAQVVLSFLVAPGDDGQVVGALDLLLALLQGSAAQESLAVFLVESGNLEVLLALLVRPRPLPLLHDRVCKILRRLQQNERLPDWGRQRLRLPDYGLQGLVACLPEGTVSPQLCQGLYKLFLGADRPNLSDLLAVVQLSLQADLSVRLDICRQLFHLIYKLSDVVRLLAQQAGWQDVLTRLYVLEATTTTAGSPPPFAPEPPTSPEPALPKPPTESPAEPSDVFLPSGLSCPPEAFYHALSPFCSPFDLGLERASVGSGNSASGGSSSGTLTPASQPGTPSPLDGPRPFPAAQGRHSSSLSNVLEDGSLPEPPVSGDDTSNTSNPQQTSEEELCNLLTNVLFSVTWWGVEGTDEAAWRERGQVFSVLTQLGASATLVRPPDYIKRSLLEMMLESALTDIKGAPVGGLASLTQQALWLLRLLQDFLCAEGHGNQELWSEKLFEGVCSLLDRLGAWPHLANGTADLREMAQIGLRLVLGYILLEDPQLHAQAYVKLHMLLQTTVPPRREEACYVLSKLEAALGRALNTASSKKATEDTAPPHAAAAAAERCSWLVPLVRTLLDRAYGPLGLQWGLPSLPPTNGSPTFFEDFQAFCVTPEWRHFIDKQVQPTMSQFEMDTYAKSHDLMSGFWNACYDMLMSSGQQRQRDRAYSRRAFQELVLEPAQRSARQEGLRYSVVLKQQAAQQSTALLHWGALWRQLSSPCGAWALRDPPTPHWKLSSAETYSRMRLKLVPNHRFDPHLEASALRDNLGEVPLTPSEEASLPLAVTKEAKVSTPPEELQEDQLGEDELAALETVMEAAELDEQHEKLVLSAECQLVTVVAVVPGLLEITTQHISFYDGSPERVETEEGLGHDFRRPLAQLREVHLRRFNLRRSALELFFIDQANYFLNFPCKGAGTPASSPCQAPRLQPCPVPHHTQVRNQVYSWLRRLRPPTQGYLSSRSPQEMLRASGLTQKWVQREISNFEYLMQLNTIAGRTYNDLSQYPVFPWVLQDYVSPTLDLSNPAVFRDLSKPIGVVNPKHAHLVREKYESFEDPAGTIDKFHYGTHYSNAAGVMHYLIRVEPFTSLHIQLQSGRFDCSDRQFHSVAAAWQARLESPADVKELIPEFFYFPDFLENQNGFDLGCLQLTNEKVGDVVLPPWASSPEDFIQQHRQALESEYVSAHLHEWIDLIFGYKQRGPAAEEALNVFYYCTYEGAVDLDHVTDERERKALEGIISNFGQTPCQLLKEPHPTRLSAEEAAHRLARLDTNSPSIFQHLDQLKAFFAEVVSDGVPLVLALVPHRQPHSFITQGSPDLLVTVSASGLLGTHSWLPYDRNISNYFTFSKDPTMGSPKAQRLLSGPWVPGSGVSGQALAVAPDGKLLFSGGHWDGSLRVTALPRGKLLNQLSHHLDVVTCLALDTCGIYLISGSRDTTCMVWRLLQQGGLSVGLAPKPVQVLYGHEAAVSCVAISTELDMAVSGSENGTVIIHTVRRGQFVAALQPPLVTLPGPVSHLALGSEGQIVVQSSAWERPGAQVTYSLHLYSVNGRLRASLPLAEQPTALAVTEDFVLLGTAQCALHILHLNKLLPAAPPLHMKVPIRSVAVTKERSHVLVGLEDGKLIVVGAGQPSEVRSSQFARKLWRSSRRISQVSSGETEYNPGEAR; encoded by the exons ATGGAACCTGCTCTGGGGCCTGGGGTCCAG AAGGACCTGGGCTACCTGCAGCAGTGGCTGAAGGCCTTTGTAAGTGCCTTCGAGAAGACCATCTCACTGTCCTCCCTAGAGCCACGAAG GCCAGAGGAGTCAGGTGCGGAGGTACCAGTGCTGCCACTGGATGCACTGCATGTCCTGGCAGAGCAGCTGGACGGGGCAGACCTGGAGCAAGCCCTGCTGCTGCTCAAGCTCTTCATCATTCTCTGCAG GAACCTGGAGAATGTAGAAGCAGGCTGGGGCCAAGTGCTAGTGCCCCGGGTGCTGGCACTGCTGACTGGGTTGGTGGCCGAG CTGAAAGGACAGCCACCACCACAGGAGGGCCGTGGAACCCAGCTGGAGAATGTGGCCCTACATTCCCTACTCCTCTGTGAGGGCCTCTTTGACCCCTACCAGACCTGGCGGCGCCAGCACAGTGG GGAAGTCATCAGCTCCAAGGAGAAGAGCAAATACAAGTTCGCTCCTGCTGCTTTTCCCAGTGAATTCAGCACCTTCTTCCAAG AGAGCCTGCAGGATGCAGATCACTTGCCTCCCGTGCTGCTGTTGCGTCTCATCCACCTCTTTGGCGCGGTCCTTGCAGGGGGAAAG GAGAACGGGCAGATGGCTGTGAGCGATGGCTCTGTGCAGGGCCTGCTGGGTGTGGTGCGGGCCTGGGGCCACGTGCCAGCCCAGGACCCCCGCCTGGTGCCGCTGGCGCTGGAGGCGCTCGTGGGTGCAGTGCATGTCCTGCATGCCAGCCGTGCGCCCCCCCGGGGGCCAGAGCTTCGGGCCCTGCTTGAGGCCTACTTCCATGTCCTTAATGCCGACTGGCCCGCTGGTCCGAGCTCAGGCTCTGAAGAGGCCCTCGTGACTCTGCGGGTCAGCATGCTAG ACGCCATCCCCATGATGCTGGCATGTGAGGACCGGCCCGTGCTGCAGGCCACCTTCCTCAGCAACAATTGCTTCGAACACCTCACTCGCCTCATTCAGAACAGCAAG CTGTACTTGCAGGCCCGGGCGCCCCCTGagggggacagtgacctggctACCCGGTTACTGACAGAGCCCGATGTCCAGAAG GTTCTGGACCAAGACGCAGATGCCATTGCAGTCCACGTAGTGCGGGTGCTGACCTGCATCATGAGCGGCTCCGCGTCAGCCAAG GAGGTATTTAAGGAACGCATCGGCTACCCTCACCTGCAGGAGGTTCTGCAGAGTCACGGTCCTCCCACCCATCGGCTGTTGCAAGAGCTGCTCAACATG GCTGTGGAGGGTGACCACAGCACATGCCCACCCCCACCAATCCGCAACGAGCAGCCGGTGCTGGTGCTGACGCAGTGGCTACCAGCACTGCCCACGGCCGAGCTGCGGCTCTTCCTAGCGCAGCGCCTCCGGTGGCTGTGTGACAGCTGCCCTGCCAGCCGTGCCACCTGCGTGCAGGCGGGCCTGGTGGGCTGCCTGTTGGAGACACTCAGCATGGGAGTATCGCTGGGGGCCCGCTGCCAGGAGCAGGTGTTGGCACTGCTGCAAGCGCTGGGTCGTGTGTCATTGAGGCCCTTGGAGCTGCGTCGCTTGCTGCGCCCCCCACCAGGGCTGGACTCGGGGCCAGGTGGAGCCGAGGCTGGGAAGGCACGACACGCAGGTGCTATCATCCGCGCGTTATCAGGCATGGCCAGGCACCAGGGGCCACGTGCCCTGCGCTACTTTGACCTCACACCCAGCATGGCGGGTATCATGGTGCCCCCAGTGCAGCGGTGGCCAGGACCTGGCTTCACCTTCCATGCCTGGCTCTGTCTGCACCCCACGGATGCAGTGcttgccccagcccccacccggcAGCTCCAGCGAAAGCAGCTATACAG CTTCTTCACCAGCAGCGGCTCAGGGTTTGAGGCCTTCTTCACGGCGGCTGGGACCCTGGTGGTGGCTGTGTGCACACGGAAGGAGTACTTGACCATGAGCTTGCCCGAAGTGTCCTTCGCCGACTCTGCCTGG CACTGTGTGGCTGTCGTCCACGTGCCTGGGCGCCGGCCCTTCAGCCAGAACCTGGTCTACATCTACAAAGACGGCCATCTGGTCAAGACAGCACCCCTTCGCTGCCCCTCCCTCAGTGAG CCTTTCTCCTCCTGCTGTATCGGCTCTGCCGGGCACcgcacaaccaccaccaccaccgggCTGCCCACGCCACCAGTCCCCGCCGCCGCAGCTCAcacccacccctccctcacccGCTCCCAGTCGGTCCCAGCCTCCACAGGCCTCGGCTGGGCGTCTGGGCTGGCGGCCCCACTGCAGGAGAGCAGCATCAGCTCCACCCTTGCGGGCACACAGGACACTCGGTGGGGCAGCCCCACGTCCCTGGAGGGTGAGCTGGGGGCCGTGGCCATCTTCCATGAAGCCCTGCAGGCGGCGGCTGTGCGGAGCCTATGCGCCCTGG ggcccaaTGAGACGGCACCCTTCAAGCCCGAGGGCGAGCTGCAGGAGCTGGGCGGCAAGCTGCTTCTGCATTACTCCCCTCAG gcctgTAAGAACAACATCTGCCTGGACCTGTCCCCCAGCCACGGGCTGGATGGCCGCCTGACGGGACACAGGGTGGAGACCTGGGACGTGAAG GATGTAGTGAGCTGCGTGGGGGGCATGGGtgtcctgctgcctctgctgGACCAAGTGGCAGCGCAgccccaagaggctgaggcaggcccgGCTGAAACACATGACCTCGTGGGGCCTGAGTTGACCTCTGGCCACAACACCCAGCGCCTGCTTCTCCCCCTGGGCAAGTCTTCAG AGGAGCGCATGGAGAGGAACGGGGTGGCGGCCTTTCTGCTGATGCTGCGGAACTTCCTGCAGGGCCACGCGGTGAACCAGGACAGCCTGGTGCAGTGCCAGGGGCCTGCCATCATCGGGGCCCTCCTGCGaaag gttCCCAGCTGGGCCATGGACATGAACGTGCTCATGTCCGCCCAGCTGCTGATGGAGCAGGTGGCAGCCGAGAGCAGCAGGCCCCTCTTGTACCTGCTCTACCAGCATCTGCTCTTCAACTTTCACCTCTGGGCCTTCAGTGACTTTGCTGTCCGCCTCG GCCACATCCAGTACATGTCCAGCGTGGCCCGTGAGCACAGACAGAGGCTGTGCAAGAAGTATGGGGTCCAGTTCATCCTCGATGCCCTGCGTACCCACTACAG CCTGCAGCGGGAGCACCCCCTGGCTGCTGACGACCTGCGCACGATGCAGACGTCGCTCCTGAGCCTGGCTCGGGAGTTCCTGGTGCGGAGCATCTCAGCAGATGGCGTGCAGGTCGCACAGGTCGTGCTGAGCTTTCTGGTGGCCCCAGGTGATGATGGCCAG GTGGTGGGAGCACTGGACCTGCTGCTGGCACTGCTGCAGGGCTCCGCGGCGCAGGAGTCCTTGGCTGTCTTTCTGGTGGAGTCGGGGAACCTCGAAGTGCTGCTGGCACTGCTGGTGCGGCCAAGGCCGCTGCCTCTGCTGCATGACCGAGTCTGCAAG ATCCTGCGCAGACTGCAGCAGAACGAGCGATTACCTGACTGGGGCCGTCAGCGGCTGCGGCTGCCGGACTATGGTCTTCAGGGTCTTGTCGCCTGCCTGCCCGAGGGCACTGTCTccccccagctctgccagggcCTCTACAAGCTGTTCCTGGGGGCAG ACCGCCCGAACCTCTCAGATCTGCTGGCTGTGGTACAGCTGTCCCTCCAGGCCGACCTCAGTGTTCGCCTGGACATCTGTCGCCAG CTCTTCCACCTCATCTACAAACTCTCGGACGTAGTGCGGCTACTGGCCCAACAAGCTGGCTGGCAGGATGTCCTGACCCGGCTGTATGTCCTGGAGGCGACCACGACCACGGCTGGCAGTCCCCCACCCTTTGCCCCAGAGCCACCCACCTCcccagagccagccctgcccaaGCCACCCACTGAGTCACCTGCTGAGCCTTCAGATGTCTTCCTGCCCTCAGGGCTTTCCTGCCCCCCTGAAGCCTTTTACCACGCCCTCTCCCCATTCTGCTCGCCCTTCGACTTGGGCCTGGAACGGGCCAGCGTGGGCTCAGGCAACTCTGCTAGTGGCGGCAGCAGCAGTGGGACTCTGactccagccagccagcctggcaCACCTTCCCCGCTGGATGGTCCGCGGCCCTTCCCTGCTGCCCAAGGCCGCCACAGCTCCAGTCTCTCCAACGTGCTGGAGGACGGTAGCCTCCCGGAGCCCCCCGTTAGCGGGGATGACACCTCCAACACCAGCAACCCTCAG CAAACCTCCGAGGAGGAGTTGTGCAACCTGCTCACCAACGTGCTGTTCTCAGTGACATGGTGGGGCGTGGAGGGCACCGATGAGGCTGCCTGGCGGGAGCGTGGCCAGGTCTTCTCTGTGCTTACTCAGCTGGGGGCCTCAGCCACACTCGTGCGCCCCCCAGACTACATCAAGCGCAG cctcctggaGATGATGCTGGAGTCAGCCCTGACCGACATCAAGGGGGCCCCCGTCGGGGGCCTGGCCAGCCTCACCCAGCAGGCACTCTGGCTGCTGCGCCTGCTGCAGGACTTCCTGTGTGCCGAGGGCCACGGCAACCAGGAGCTGTGGAGTGAAAAG CTCTTTGAAGGCGTGTGCAGCCTGCTTGATCGCCTGGGAGCCTGGCCGCACCTGGCCAACGGCACAGCTGATCTCCGTGAGATGGCACAGATTGGCCTGCGGCTAGTACTAGGCTACATCCTGCTGGAAGACCCACAG CTGCATGCCCAGGCCTACGTGAAGCTACACATGCTGCTGCAGACCACAGTGCCACCCCGCCGGGAGGAGGCCTGCTATGTGCTCTCCAAGCTGGAGGCTGCACTGGGGCGGGCCCTGAACACCGCTTCCTCCAAGAAGGCCACCGAGGATACGGCGCCCCCACatgcagctgcagcagctgcagaGCGATGCTCGTGGCTGGTGCCACTGGTGCGCACGCTGCTGGACCGTGCCTATGGGCCACTGGGGCTGCAGTGGGGACTGCCTTCCCTGCCGCCCACCAATGGCAGCCCCACCTTCTTCGAGGATTTCCAGGCTTTTTGTGTCACACCTGAATGGCGCCACTTCATTGACAAGCAG GTGCAGCCCACCATGTCTCAGTTCGAAATGGACACGTACGCCAAGAGCCACGACCTCATGTCGGGCTTCTGGAACGCCTGCTATGACATGCTCATGAGCAGCGGGCAGCAGCGCCAGCGGGACCGTGCTTACAGTCGTCGGGCCTTCCAG GAGTTGGTGCTGGAACCTGCACAGCGGTCGGCGCGCCAGGAGGGACTGCGCTACTCAGTGGTGCTGAAGCAGCAGGCGGCGCAGCAGTCGACCGCCCTGCTGCACTGGGGGGCGCTGTGGCGCCAGCTCTCCAGCCCCTGCGGGGCCTGGGCGCTGAG AGACCCCCCCACCCCTCACTGGAAACTGTCCAGTGCTGAGACCTACTCACGCATGCGTCTGAAGCTGGTGCCCAACCATCGTTTCGACCCTCACCTGGAAGCTAGCGCCCTCCGCGACAATCTGG GTGAGGTTCCCCTGACACCCAGCGAGGAGGCCTCACTGCCTCTGGCAGTGACCAAAGAGGCCAAAGTGAGTACCCCTCCGGAGGAGCTGCAGGAAGACCAGCTGGGCGAGGACGAGCTGGCTGCACTGGAGACCGT GATGGAGGCGGCAGAGCTGGATGAACAGCACGAGAAGCTGGTGCTGTCGGCTGAGTGCCAGCTGGTGACGGTCGTGGCTGTGGTCCCAGGGCTGCTGGAGATCACCACACAGCACATATCTTTCTATGACGGCAGCCCTGAGCGCGTGGAAACCGAGGAGG GCCTCGGCCATGACTTCCGGCGCCCGCTGGCCCAGCTGCGTGAGGTCCACCTGCGGCGTTTCAACCTGCGCCGCTCGGCTCTGGAGCTCTTCTTCATCGATCAGGCCAACTACTTCCTCAACTTCCCGTGCAAGGGGGCCGGGACCCCGGCCTCATCTCCTTGCCAGGCTCCcaggctccagccctgccccGTCCCACACCACACCCAGGTGCGGAACCAGGTGTATTCGTGGCTCCGGCGCCTGCGGCCCCCCACTCAAGGCTACCTAAGCAGCCGCTCCCCGCAGGAGATGCTGCGTGCCTCAGGCCTCACCCAG AAATGGGTACAGCGCGAGATATCCAACTTCGAGTACTTGATGCAACTCAACACCATTGCAGGGAGGACCTACAATGACCTGTCTCAGTACCCCGTG TTTCCCTGGGTCCTGCAGGACTACGTTTCCCCAACCCTGGACCTCAGCAACCCAGCTGTCTTCCGGGACCTGTCCAAGCCCATCGGTGTGGTGAACCCCAAGCATGCTCATCTCGTGAGGGAGAA GTATGAGAGCTTTGAGGACCCGGCGGGCACCATCGACAAGTTCCACTACGGCACCCACTACTCCAACGCAGCAGGCGTGATGCACTACCTCATCCGCGTGGAGCCCTTCACCTCCCTGCACATCCAGCTGCAGAGCGGCCG CTTCGACTGCTCTGACCGGCAGTTCCACTCGGTGGCGGCAGCCTGGCAGGCGCGCCTGGAGAGTCCTGCCGACGTGAAGGAGCTCATCCCGGAGTTCTTCTACTTCCCCGACTTCCTGGAGAACCAGAACG GCTTCGACCTGGGCTGCCTCCAGCTGACCAACGAGAAGGTGGGGGACGTGGTGCTGCCCCCGTGGGCCAGCTCTCCCGAGGACTTCATCCAGCAGCACCGCCAGGCTCTG GAGTCGGAGTATGTGTCTGCTCACCTGCACGAGTGGATCGACCTCATCTTCGGCTACAAGCAGCGGGGGCCGGCGGCCGAGGAGGCCCTCAACGTCTTCTATTACTGCACCTACGAAG GGGCCGTAGACCTGGACCATGTGACGGATGAGCGGGAACGGAAAGCTCTGGAAGGCATTATCAGCAACTTTGGCCAGACTCCCTGTCAGCTGCTAAAG GAGCCGCATCCGACCCGGCTCTCGGCTGAGGAAGCAGCCCATCGCCTTGCACGTCTGGACACTAACTCACCTAGCATCTTCCAGCATCTGGACCAGCTCAAGGCTTTCTTCGCAGAA GTTGTCAGTGATGGTGTGCCCCTGGTTTTAGCCTTGGTCCCCCACCGGCAACCCCACTCCTTCATCACCCAGGGCTCCCCAGACCTGCTG GTGACCGTGAGTGCCAGTGGGCTGCTGGGCACCCACAGCTGGTTGCCCTATGACCGCAACATAAGCAACTACTTCACCTTCAGCAAAGACCCCACCATGGGCAGCCCCAA GGCGCAGCGACTGCTCAGTGGCCCGTGGGTGCCAGGCAGTGGTGTGAGTGGGCAAGCATTGGCAGTGGCCCCCGACGGAAAGCTGCTGTTCAGCGGTGGGCACTGGGATGGCAGCCTGCGAGTGACTGCGCTACCCCGTGGCAAGCTCTTGAACCAGCTCAGCCACCACCTTG ATGTAGTGACCTGCCTTGCACTGGATACCTGTGGCATCTACCTCATCTCGGGCTCCCGGGATACCACGTGCATGGTGTGGCGGCTCCTGCAGCAG GGTGGTCTGTCAGTAGGGCTGGCACCAAAGCCTGTGCAGGTCCTATACGGGcatgaggctgcggtgagctgtgtGGCCATCAGCACTGAACTCGACATGGCTGTATCTGGATCCGAG AATGGAACTGTGATCATACACACTGTACGCCGTGGCCAGTTTGTGGCAGCACTGCAGCCTCCACTTGTCACATTGCCTGGACCTGTGTCCCACCTGGCACTGGGATCTGAAGGCCAGATTGTGGTACAGAGCTCTGCATGGGAACGTCCTGGGGCCCAG GTCACCTACTCCTTGCACCTGTACTCAGTCAATGGGAGGTTGCGGGCTTCACTGCCTCTGGCAGAGCAGCCTACAGCCCTGGCGGTGACAGAGGACTTTGTGTTGCTGGGCACCGCGCAGTGTGCCCTGCACATCCTCCACCTGAACAA ACTGCTCCCGGCGGCGCCTCCCCTGCACATGAAGGTGCCCATCCGCAGTGTAGCTGTGACCAAGGAGCGCAGCCACGTGCTCGTGGGCCTGGAGGACGGCAAGCTTATTGTGGTGGGCGCAGGGCAGCCCTCCGAG GTGCGGAGCAGCCAGTTCGCGCGGAAGCTGTGGCGGTCCTCGCGGCGCATCTCCCAGGTGTCTTCGGGCGAGACGGAGTACAACCCGGGCGAGGCGCGCTGA